One genomic segment of Gadus chalcogrammus isolate NIFS_2021 chromosome 3, NIFS_Gcha_1.0, whole genome shotgun sequence includes these proteins:
- the chrna8 gene encoding neuronal acetylcholine receptor subunit alpha-7 yields MTFCEQGCHGGVYQRKLYRELMVNYNRLERPVHNDSAPIVVELGLTLLQIIDVDEKNQVMITNAWLQLHWTDAYLMWNPENYPGVQTIRFPSSQVWVPDILLYNSADERFDATFHTNVLVNSSGACQYIPPGILKSTCYIDVRWFPFDVQKCDLKFGSWTHNGWLLDLQMMDVDISTYIPNGEWDLVGVPAKRNELYYECCKEPYPDVTFTVTMRRRTLYYGLNLLIPCVLISGLALLVFLLPADSGEKISLGITVLLSLTVFMLLVAEIMPATSDSVPLIAQYFASTMMIVGFSVVVTVLVLQFHHHDPHGGKMPKLVRIILLNWCAWFLRMKKPGEDAKTPACPVNPVHPQARYSHASAPHHHASVNSIQMSTVPGQASTHPLSSAHGATASATATNGSMNLYFGYHSMGTDNPAFPPSSADSGVMMCASGGGGGGGGGGGGSSQASDVHSEHMRTLLMEQVPEISRILEEVQYIAGRFRARDRGDAICSEWKFAAAVVDRLCLVAFSLFSIICTFTILMSAPNFIEAVSKDFT; encoded by the exons ggtGTCATGGTGGTGTGTACCAGAGGAAGCTCTACAGGGAGCTGATGGTGAACTACAACCGCCTGGAGCGCCCCGTCCACAACGACTCCGCCCCCATCGTGGTGGAGCTGGGCCTCACCCTGCTGCAGATCATCGACgtg GATGAAAAGAACCAGGTGATGATCACCAACGCTTGGCTGCAACTG CACTGGACGGACGCCTACCTGATGTGGAACCCAGAGAACTACCCGGGAGTGCAGACCATCCGGTTCCCCTCCAGCCAGGTGTGGGTCCCGGACATCCTGTTGTACAACAG TGCAGATGAGCGCTTCGACGCGACGTTTCACACCAACGTGCTGGTCAACTCCTCAGGGGCCTGCCAGTACATCCCCCCTG gGATCCTGAAGAGCACCTGCTACATCGACGTCCGCTGGTTCCCCTTCGACGTGCAGAAGTGCGACCTCAAGTTCGGCTCGTGGACCCACAACGGCTGGCTGCTGGACCTGCAGATGATGGACGTGGACATCTCCACGTACATCCCCAACGGGGAGTGGGACCTCGTGG GCGTGCCGGCCAAGCGTAACGAGCTGTACTACGAGTGCTGCAAGGAGCCGTACCCCGACGTGACCTTCACCGTCACCATGCGCCGGCGGACGCTCTACTACGGCCTCAACCTGCTCATCCCCTGCGTGCTCATCTCCGGCCTGGCTCTGCTCGTCTTCCTGCTGCCCGCCGACTCTGGAGAGAAGATCTCTCTGG GTAtcaccgtcctcctctccctgaccGTCTTCATGCTGCTGGTGGCTGAGATAATGCCGGCCACCTCCGACTCCGTCCCTCTCATAG CCCAGTACTTTGCCAGCACCATGATGATCGTCGGATTCTCTGTGGTGGTGACCGTACTGGTGCTGCAGTTCCACCACCACGACCCCCACGGAGGGAAGATGCCCAAACTG gTCAGAATAATCCTCCTAAACTGGTGCGCCTGGTTCCTGCGGATGAAGAAGCCCGGCGAGGACGCCAAGACGCCCGCCTGCCCCGTCAACCCCGTCCACCCCCAGGCCCGGTACTCCCACGCCAGCGCGCCCCACCACCACGCCAGCGTCAACAGCATCCAGATGTCCACTGTCCCGGGCCAGGCCTCCACCCACCCCCTGTCCTCCGCCCACGGCGCCACCGCCAGCGCCACCGCCACCAACGGCAGCATGAACCTCTACTTCGGCTACCACTCCATGGGCACGGATAACCCCGCCTTCCCCCCCAGCAGTGCCGACTCGGGGGTGATGATGTGtgccagcggcggcggcggcggcggcggcggcggcggaggtggCAGCAGCCAGGCCAGCGACGTCCACTCGGAGCACATGCGGACGCTGCTGATGGAGCAGGTGCCGGAGATCTCCCGCATCCTGGAGGAGGTGCAGTACATCGCGGGCCGCTTCCGGGCCCGCGACCGGGGCGACGCCATCTGCAGCGAGTGGAAGTTCGCGGCGGCGGTGGTCGACCGGCTCTGCCTGGTGgcgttctctctcttctccatcaTCTGCACGTTCACCATCCTCATGTCGGCGCCCAACTTCATCGAGGCCGTGTCCAAGGACTTCACATGA